A window of Haliscomenobacter hydrossis DSM 1100 contains these coding sequences:
- a CDS encoding SWIM zinc finger family protein yields MGVPFYLAEMEDTFSRDVLIAGEDLWLDGALVGLEEYRYRWTAKVYAGRIEQVSLKLRGDEVIAISCTCPVKGLCAHLAALVMAVQERVEES; encoded by the coding sequence ATGGGAGTCCCTTTTTATCTTGCAGAAATGGAAGACACTTTCTCCAGGGATGTGCTCATCGCCGGAGAAGACCTTTGGCTGGATGGGGCTCTGGTAGGTCTGGAGGAATACCGCTATCGCTGGACGGCCAAAGTATACGCAGGCAGAATTGAACAGGTATCCCTTAAACTCCGTGGAGATGAAGTGATTGCCATCAGCTGCACTTGCCCGGTCAAAGGCCTTTGTGCTCATTTGGCGGCACTGGTGATGGCGGTGCAGGAAAGGGTGGAAGAAAGTTGA
- a CDS encoding exonuclease produces the protein MAYIMVDVEADGPIPGDYSMLSLGAVLVTPELDQTFFAQFRPISEQFIPQALAVSRYSREETLSFPEPAGEMQRFTDWLKEVCPDRPIFISDNNGFDWMFVCWYFHHFLGENPFGHSSQNLGSLYKGLAKDVFVNFKHLRVTPHTHHPVDDAKGNAEALLEMKGMGLKIRF, from the coding sequence ATGGCCTATATCATGGTAGACGTCGAAGCCGACGGCCCAATTCCTGGAGATTATTCCATGCTTTCCCTCGGGGCAGTATTGGTAACGCCCGAACTGGATCAGACCTTTTTTGCCCAATTTCGGCCCATCTCCGAGCAATTTATTCCCCAGGCCCTGGCCGTTTCGCGGTATTCGCGGGAGGAAACCCTCAGCTTTCCAGAACCCGCTGGCGAAATGCAGCGATTTACGGATTGGCTGAAAGAGGTATGTCCTGATCGGCCCATTTTTATCAGTGACAACAATGGTTTTGACTGGATGTTTGTGTGTTGGTATTTTCATCATTTTTTGGGTGAAAATCCCTTTGGGCACAGTTCCCAAAACCTGGGCAGCCTGTACAAGGGTTTAGCCAAAGATGTTTTTGTCAACTTTAAACACTTGCGCGTCACCCCTCATACCCACCACCCGGTGGATGACGCCAAGGGAAATGCGGAGGCCTTGTTGGAGATGAAGGGGATGGGATTGAAGATTAGGTTTTAG
- a CDS encoding cystathionine gamma-synthase, which translates to MKFGTKAIHAGIEPDPSTGAVMTPIYQTSTYAQEAPGVHQGYEYARTQNPTRSVLEKNLAALENGQHAVCFSSGLAAMDAIIRLLNPGDELISSNDLYGGSYRQLVRVHGRYGLVSHFVPMQDLGSIAAKINSKTRMLWIETPTNPMLSLVDIKAVCTLAREQGILTCVDNTFASPYLQNPLDLGADIVMHSATKYIGGHSDVIHGAVITNNDSIAQQLRFLQNAIGAVPGPQDCFLILRGIKTLHLRVERACQNAEKIAQFLRNHPKVRKTYYPGFSDHPGHAIAKKQMRHYGAMVSFDLHTDTLEYATTVLANTQLFTLAESLGGVESLIGHPATMTHASIPLEERYKVGLTNSLIRLSVGVEDVEDLIEDLGQALDRL; encoded by the coding sequence ATGAAATTCGGAACCAAAGCCATCCATGCGGGCATTGAGCCAGATCCTTCCACTGGAGCCGTCATGACCCCCATTTATCAGACCTCTACCTATGCGCAGGAAGCACCCGGTGTCCACCAGGGGTATGAGTACGCACGTACCCAAAACCCCACCCGTTCGGTGTTGGAGAAAAACCTGGCGGCGCTGGAAAACGGCCAACACGCCGTGTGTTTCAGCAGTGGACTTGCGGCTATGGATGCCATCATCCGTTTGCTTAACCCGGGCGATGAATTGATTTCGAGCAATGACTTGTACGGGGGCTCTTACCGCCAACTGGTACGGGTACACGGGCGGTATGGGCTGGTTTCTCATTTCGTTCCAATGCAGGATTTGGGCAGCATTGCGGCAAAAATCAATTCCAAAACCCGCATGTTGTGGATCGAAACACCTACGAATCCAATGCTTAGTCTGGTCGACATCAAAGCGGTATGTACCCTGGCGCGTGAGCAGGGCATCCTGACTTGTGTGGACAATACCTTTGCCTCTCCTTACCTACAAAATCCACTCGATTTGGGTGCTGATATCGTGATGCATTCGGCTACCAAATACATCGGAGGGCACTCGGACGTGATCCACGGCGCGGTGATCACCAACAATGATTCGATTGCCCAGCAATTGCGGTTTTTGCAAAATGCCATTGGCGCTGTGCCTGGGCCTCAAGACTGTTTCCTCATTTTGCGCGGCATCAAAACCTTACATTTGCGGGTAGAACGGGCTTGTCAGAATGCCGAAAAAATTGCGCAGTTTTTGCGCAATCACCCCAAAGTGCGCAAAACATACTACCCGGGATTCAGCGATCATCCCGGGCACGCTATCGCCAAAAAACAAATGCGGCACTACGGCGCGATGGTTTCTTTTGATTTGCATACCGATACCCTCGAATACGCCACAACCGTACTGGCCAATACGCAACTGTTCACCCTGGCAGAATCATTGGGAGGCGTTGAATCCCTAATCGGCCATCCTGCTACCATGACCCACGCCAGCATTCCGCTAGAAGAGCGCTACAAAGTGGGCTTGACCAATTCCCTGATCCGCCTGAGTGTAGGGGTAGAAGATGTGGAGGATTTGATCGAAGATTTGGGGCAGGCTTTGGATCGACTTTAA
- the purQ gene encoding phosphoribosylformylglycinamidine synthase subunit PurQ: protein MKFGIIVFPGSNCDDDMMHVLGNVMQQDTVKIWHKETELEGFGAGDCIVLPGGFSYGDYLRSGAIARFSPIMSAVVDFANNGGLVYGICNGFQILCEAGLLPGVLLRNSNQQYICKNVFLKTISNNSPLTAGIHSGQVLKIPIAHGDGRFYADAETIAELEANDQILFKYCLPNGEITEDANPNGALDNIAGICNKQRNVFGMMPHPERASEEILGNSDGHRLFDSLVKMTHMSASM, encoded by the coding sequence ATGAAATTCGGCATAATCGTTTTTCCCGGTTCCAATTGTGACGACGACATGATGCACGTCCTCGGAAATGTCATGCAACAGGACACCGTAAAGATCTGGCACAAAGAAACTGAACTCGAAGGGTTCGGAGCTGGTGATTGTATCGTTTTGCCCGGTGGTTTCTCATACGGAGATTACCTGCGCTCTGGAGCGATAGCCCGTTTTTCGCCCATCATGAGTGCCGTGGTTGATTTCGCCAACAATGGTGGTCTGGTGTATGGTATTTGTAATGGCTTTCAAATCCTGTGTGAAGCGGGATTATTGCCTGGCGTACTGCTGCGCAATTCCAATCAGCAGTACATTTGCAAAAACGTTTTCCTCAAAACCATCTCCAACAATAGCCCCCTTACTGCGGGCATCCATTCTGGTCAGGTATTAAAAATTCCAATTGCCCACGGCGATGGTCGTTTTTATGCCGATGCCGAGACAATTGCCGAGTTGGAAGCAAACGACCAGATCCTGTTTAAATACTGCTTGCCCAACGGAGAGATCACCGAAGATGCCAATCCCAATGGTGCCCTCGACAACATCGCGGGGATTTGCAACAAACAGCGCAATGTTTTTGGGATGATGCCGCACCCTGAGCGTGCTTCTGAAGAAATACTGGGCAACTCCGATGGACACCGCCTTTTTGATTCTCTGGTAAAAATGACCCACATGTCGGCGTCAATGTAG
- a CDS encoding protein-disulfide reductase DsbD family protein produces MRMMSFFLLFFSAFTVFAQIENPVRWSTSSKKISADEYELIFVADIQDGWNTYSQYLESDDGPVRTSFHYDQGAHFKLQGKNIEEGDRKEGHDKMFDMNVIKLLHTATFRQKVKVSDPSKPISGYVEFMCCNDEKCLPPTEFAFKITLSNSDEKKKTGSLDADKLKDAKNKVDAAGQPNEEVANSGFLVTDALVPTSGFVDPVKWQAAIKKLDAETFLITMTANIDKGWTMYSQHTAPNDGPTPTSFTFTESSNYALGGEMVETGAMKQLRDPLFQNVLVKKYPKGPVVYTQKVKVTDPEKPISGYLTYMACDDRQCLPNTDVDFHFVPATLSALIGQEATAAIKGNSSGSLILPSNSLEATYGLAKPQLDAPLGQCGDETEVINASTGFGRILLLGFFGGLLALLTPCVFPMIPFTVSFFTKMSHNKKGKLIANASLYALFIVMVYLLLSIPFHLMDNLNPDILNDISTNVWLNILFFVVFVVFAFSFFGYYELALPSSWVNSSSRAENLGGGIGIFFAALTLALVSFSCTGPILGSLLAGALTSNGGAWQLTAGMGGFGLGLALPFAIFAAFPSIMQSLPKSGSWMNTIKVILGFLELALALKFLSNADLVKHWEALTIEPFLAIWLLIFLGLALYLFGIIHFPHYGKERSNGWKILIGAGSLAFAIYLGTGFRVNQATGSYQPLTLLSGLAPPVCYSWFKPCDCPQDLTCFKDLEQGLAYARRVNKPIMLDFTGHACVNCRKMEEHVWPTKPVYPLLEKDYVLISLYVDDRQELPKEQQIEVESALGGTRKLRTVGHKWSHFQTEYFKTNSQPYYVLLSPDGQLLTQPKGYTPEEEEYAGFLRCGKAAFTQLSVK; encoded by the coding sequence ATGAGAATGATGTCTTTTTTCTTACTCTTCTTTAGCGCTTTTACCGTTTTTGCACAAATCGAAAACCCGGTAAGGTGGTCGACCAGCTCGAAAAAGATCAGCGCTGACGAGTATGAACTCATCTTTGTTGCCGACATCCAGGATGGGTGGAACACGTATTCTCAGTATTTGGAAAGTGATGATGGACCCGTGCGTACTTCCTTTCATTACGACCAGGGTGCCCATTTCAAATTGCAGGGTAAAAACATCGAAGAAGGCGACCGCAAGGAAGGCCACGACAAGATGTTCGACATGAACGTCATCAAATTGCTGCATACCGCCACTTTTCGTCAAAAAGTAAAAGTGAGCGATCCTTCCAAGCCGATCAGCGGCTACGTGGAGTTCATGTGCTGCAACGATGAAAAATGCCTGCCTCCTACCGAGTTTGCGTTCAAAATTACCCTCAGCAACAGCGACGAAAAAAAAAAGACCGGTAGCCTTGACGCGGACAAACTAAAAGACGCCAAAAATAAAGTTGATGCAGCGGGCCAACCCAATGAGGAAGTGGCCAATTCCGGTTTTTTGGTAACTGATGCCCTGGTTCCTACCAGTGGCTTCGTGGATCCGGTGAAATGGCAAGCCGCCATCAAAAAACTGGATGCCGAAACTTTCCTGATCACCATGACCGCCAACATCGACAAAGGCTGGACCATGTACTCTCAGCATACTGCTCCCAATGATGGGCCAACACCTACTTCTTTTACTTTTACCGAAAGCAGCAATTATGCCCTGGGGGGAGAAATGGTGGAGACGGGGGCAATGAAGCAACTTAGGGATCCACTTTTTCAGAATGTTTTGGTCAAAAAATACCCCAAAGGTCCGGTTGTTTATACCCAAAAAGTGAAAGTCACTGATCCCGAAAAACCCATTTCGGGATACTTAACGTATATGGCTTGTGATGACAGGCAATGCCTTCCAAATACTGATGTTGACTTTCATTTTGTTCCGGCAACCTTGAGTGCATTGATTGGTCAGGAAGCCACTGCGGCCATCAAGGGCAACAGTAGTGGAAGCCTGATCTTACCCAGCAACTCGCTGGAAGCCACCTATGGCCTGGCCAAACCTCAGCTCGATGCCCCACTGGGACAATGTGGAGACGAAACCGAAGTCATCAATGCCAGCACTGGATTTGGCCGCATTCTTCTGCTCGGTTTCTTTGGAGGCTTATTGGCCTTGCTGACCCCTTGTGTGTTTCCGATGATTCCCTTTACGGTGAGCTTTTTCACCAAAATGAGCCACAACAAAAAAGGGAAGCTGATTGCCAATGCGTCGCTTTATGCTCTTTTTATCGTTATGGTTTACCTCTTGTTGAGTATTCCATTTCACTTGATGGACAACCTCAACCCCGATATTCTCAATGACATTTCCACCAACGTATGGCTCAATATCCTCTTCTTTGTGGTCTTTGTTGTTTTTGCTTTTTCCTTTTTTGGGTATTATGAATTGGCCTTGCCCAGTTCATGGGTCAACAGCTCCAGCAGAGCCGAAAACCTGGGGGGAGGAATTGGCATTTTCTTTGCAGCGTTGACTTTGGCCTTGGTCTCCTTTTCCTGTACAGGACCAATTCTGGGTTCCCTGCTGGCCGGAGCTTTAACCTCCAATGGCGGAGCCTGGCAACTTACCGCGGGCATGGGTGGTTTTGGTTTAGGGCTGGCGCTACCATTTGCTATATTTGCCGCCTTCCCCAGCATCATGCAATCCTTGCCCAAATCGGGTAGCTGGATGAACACCATCAAAGTAATCCTGGGCTTTTTGGAATTGGCGCTGGCGCTAAAATTTTTATCCAACGCCGATTTGGTCAAACACTGGGAAGCCCTGACCATCGAGCCATTCCTGGCCATTTGGTTGTTGATTTTTCTGGGTTTGGCTTTGTACCTGTTTGGCATCATCCATTTTCCGCATTATGGAAAGGAAAGATCGAATGGCTGGAAGATTTTGATCGGAGCGGGTTCACTGGCGTTTGCCATTTATCTGGGCACCGGTTTTCGCGTCAATCAAGCCACGGGAAGTTACCAGCCCCTGACCCTCTTGAGTGGTTTGGCCCCCCCGGTGTGTTACAGTTGGTTCAAACCCTGTGATTGCCCACAAGACCTGACTTGTTTCAAGGATTTGGAACAAGGCCTGGCTTACGCGCGGCGGGTGAACAAACCGATCATGCTTGACTTTACGGGTCATGCCTGTGTGAATTGCCGTAAAATGGAAGAGCACGTTTGGCCCACCAAACCCGTATATCCGCTGCTGGAAAAAGATTATGTGTTGATTTCCTTATATGTGGATGACCGCCAGGAATTGCCGAAGGAACAACAAATCGAAGTTGAAAGTGCTTTGGGAGGCACCCGTAAATTGCGCACCGTTGGCCACAAATGGTCGCACTTTCAGACGGAATATTTTAAGACCAATAGCCAGCCATATTATGTATTGCTTTCACCAGACGGTCAATTGTTGACCCAACCAAAAGGATATACTCCTGAAGAAGAGGAGTATGCAGGATTTTTGCGTTGTGGGAAAGCAGCGTTTACGCAGTTAAGTGTTAAATGA
- a CDS encoding acetyl-CoA carboxylase biotin carboxyl carrier protein subunit, which yields MYNVSVNGQKVLENATQTDLDFIRLDDNNYHILYGERSFMATLEKVDYFQKSFVFNINGGIYEVKVADRFDQTVNRLGLTAHASAKFKDVKAPMPGLVLEVMVEAGQKVQKGDTLLILEAMKMENVLKSPGDGVVKKVKVEKGAAVNKNQILLEME from the coding sequence ATGTACAACGTATCGGTCAATGGCCAGAAGGTTCTGGAAAATGCCACCCAAACGGATTTGGATTTTATCCGACTGGACGACAACAATTACCACATCCTCTACGGTGAACGTTCGTTTATGGCCACCCTGGAAAAGGTCGACTATTTTCAAAAATCCTTTGTGTTCAACATCAACGGTGGAATCTACGAGGTGAAAGTCGCCGATCGGTTTGATCAAACCGTAAACCGTCTTGGTTTAACGGCACATGCATCCGCTAAATTCAAAGACGTCAAAGCGCCCATGCCGGGATTGGTGCTGGAAGTAATGGTGGAAGCCGGCCAGAAAGTACAGAAAGGGGATACGCTCTTGATCCTTGAAGCCATGAAAATGGAAAACGTCCTCAAGTCGCCCGGCGATGGTGTAGTCAAAAAAGTGAAAGTGGAGAAGGGCGCGGCGGTGAACAAGAACCAGATTTTGCTGGAAATGGAGTGA
- a CDS encoding AtpZ/AtpI family protein, which yields MKKESKHPITDQSDQSDASKRKATPNAYLKYSGMAFQMGIIILVGALLGRKLDAYFQSPKPWFTLVFSLVAVAAALYLTLKDFLSSGNNNQPRK from the coding sequence ATGAAAAAGGAGTCAAAGCACCCAATAACTGATCAAAGTGATCAAAGTGATGCCTCAAAAAGGAAAGCCACACCCAATGCCTATCTTAAATATTCGGGTATGGCTTTCCAGATGGGGATCATCATCCTCGTTGGTGCCTTGTTGGGGCGCAAACTGGATGCTTATTTCCAGAGCCCCAAACCCTGGTTTACCTTGGTCTTCTCTTTGGTAGCCGTCGCAGCTGCCCTATACCTCACCCTTAAAGATTTTCTTTCCAGCGGAAACAACAATCAGCCGCGCAAATGA
- a CDS encoding bactofilin family protein: MFGSKDSNTKPRNGSVAPVNPNSFNSLVQGTVVEGTVRSESDIRVDGLIKGKLFCDAKVVIGPTGQIEGEIRCVNAVVEGKFEGTIVVTELLNVRENAVVAGEVTTGKLLVQSGAIFNVTCNMGAQSVPAAKSSVAVKKEDEKGVKAPNN, translated from the coding sequence ATGTTTGGCAGTAAAGATTCCAACACCAAGCCACGCAATGGATCAGTTGCTCCGGTCAATCCCAATTCCTTCAATAGCTTGGTACAAGGTACCGTGGTTGAGGGTACGGTGCGCTCCGAAAGCGATATCCGGGTAGACGGCTTAATCAAAGGAAAGCTCTTCTGCGATGCCAAAGTGGTCATTGGCCCAACTGGCCAAATCGAAGGGGAAATCCGCTGTGTCAATGCCGTAGTGGAAGGTAAGTTTGAAGGAACAATTGTGGTGACCGAATTGCTCAACGTCCGCGAAAATGCGGTAGTTGCGGGTGAAGTGACCACTGGAAAATTACTCGTGCAATCTGGTGCCATCTTCAACGTAACTTGCAACATGGGTGCCCAATCCGTACCCGCAGCAAAAAGCAGCGTTGCTGTGAAAAAAGAAGATGAAAAAGGAGTCAAAGCACCCAATAACTGA